One Bosea sp. 685 DNA segment encodes these proteins:
- a CDS encoding 2-oxoglutarate dehydrogenase E1 component, whose product MARQDINEALAQTGFLYGGNAAYIEDLYARYQADPKSVDEQWQGFFAGLKDEGSAIIQNAKGASWTKPNWPVHANGELVSALDGNWAVVEKVVSDKLGAKAKAAGAALSASDVQQATRDSVRAIMLIRAYRMRGHLHAKLDPLGIEQARDPEEFSPAAFGFTEADLDRKIFIDNVLGMEFATIREMTAILQRTYCSTVGIEFMHISDPEQKAWLQERIEGPDKEIAFTREGKKAILNKLVEAEGFEKFIDLKYTGTKRFGLDGAESLIPALEQIIKRGGALGVRDIVFGMSHRGRLNVLTQVLGKPHRALFHEFKGGSFAPDDVEGSGDVKYHLGASSDREFDGNNVHVSLTANPSHLEIVDPVVLGKVRAKQDQFGDVVERSKVLPLLLHGDAAFAGQGVVAECLGLSGLKGHRTGGSVHFIVNNQIGFTTYPRYSRSSPYPSDVAKMVEAPVFHVNGDDPEAVVFAAKIAIEFRQKFHKPVVVDMFCYRRFGHNEGDEPGFTQPLMYRKIRGHKTTLELYSAKLEAEGVIQPGEVDEARAAWKAKLEIEFDAGQAFKPNKADWLDGRWAGMKAIRADEDDPRRGATGVPAAVLKEITEKVTATPPGFNVHKTIQRFLDNRRKAVETGQGIDWATAEALAFGSLLLDGNPVRLSGQDCERGTFSQRHSVLIDQETEGRHTSLNHIREGQSRYEVINSMLSEEAVLGFEYGYTLSEPNALTCWEAQFGDFANGAQVLFDQFISSGERKWLRMSGLVCLLPHGYEGQGPEHSSARLERFLQMCAEDNMQVANCSTPASYFHILRRQLKRDFRKPLILMTPKSLLRHKRCVSDLAELAEGSTFHRVLHDDAERGRSTTKLVKDAKIRRVVLCSGKVYFDLLEEREKRGIEDVYLMRVEQLYPFPLKSLAQELARFKGADVVWCQEEPKNMGSWTFVEPYLEWVLGHAGVKSKRPRYVGRPASAATATGLMSKHLAQLNAFLDEAFAA is encoded by the coding sequence ATGGCTCGCCAGGACATCAACGAGGCTCTCGCCCAGACGGGTTTCCTCTATGGCGGCAACGCGGCCTATATCGAGGATCTCTACGCCCGCTATCAGGCCGATCCGAAATCGGTCGACGAGCAGTGGCAGGGTTTCTTCGCCGGGCTGAAGGATGAAGGCTCGGCCATCATCCAGAACGCCAAGGGCGCGTCCTGGACCAAGCCGAACTGGCCGGTCCATGCCAATGGCGAGCTGGTCTCGGCGCTCGACGGCAACTGGGCCGTGGTCGAGAAGGTCGTCTCCGACAAGCTCGGCGCCAAGGCCAAGGCCGCCGGCGCCGCCTTGAGCGCGTCTGACGTGCAGCAGGCGACGCGCGATTCCGTGCGCGCCATCATGCTGATCCGTGCCTACCGCATGCGCGGCCATCTCCACGCCAAGCTCGATCCGCTTGGCATCGAGCAGGCCCGCGATCCCGAGGAGTTCTCGCCGGCCGCCTTTGGTTTCACCGAGGCTGATCTCGACCGCAAGATCTTCATCGATAACGTGCTCGGCATGGAGTTCGCCACGATCCGCGAGATGACCGCGATCCTGCAGCGGACCTATTGCAGCACGGTCGGCATCGAGTTCATGCATATCTCCGATCCGGAGCAGAAGGCATGGCTGCAGGAGCGGATCGAGGGCCCCGACAAGGAGATCGCCTTCACCCGCGAGGGCAAGAAGGCGATCCTGAACAAGCTCGTCGAGGCCGAGGGCTTCGAGAAGTTCATCGACCTGAAATACACCGGCACCAAGCGTTTCGGCCTCGATGGGGCTGAATCGCTGATCCCGGCGCTGGAGCAGATCATCAAGCGCGGCGGCGCGCTCGGCGTGCGTGACATCGTCTTCGGCATGTCCCATCGCGGCCGCCTCAACGTGCTGACCCAGGTCCTGGGCAAGCCGCATCGCGCGCTCTTCCACGAGTTCAAGGGCGGCTCCTTCGCGCCTGACGACGTCGAGGGTTCGGGCGACGTCAAGTACCATCTCGGCGCCTCCAGCGACCGCGAGTTCGACGGCAACAATGTCCACGTCTCGCTGACCGCCAATCCGTCGCATCTGGAGATCGTCGACCCCGTCGTGCTCGGCAAGGTCCGCGCCAAGCAGGACCAGTTCGGCGATGTCGTCGAGCGCTCGAAGGTGCTGCCGCTCCTGCTGCATGGCGATGCCGCCTTCGCCGGCCAGGGCGTGGTGGCGGAATGCCTGGGCCTGTCCGGTCTGAAGGGCCATCGCACCGGCGGCTCCGTGCATTTCATCGTCAACAACCAGATCGGTTTCACGACCTATCCGCGCTATTCGCGCTCCTCGCCCTATCCGTCCGATGTGGCGAAGATGGTCGAGGCTCCGGTCTTCCATGTGAATGGCGACGATCCCGAAGCCGTCGTCTTCGCCGCCAAGATCGCGATCGAGTTCCGGCAGAAATTCCACAAGCCGGTCGTGGTCGACATGTTCTGCTATCGCCGCTTCGGCCATAATGAGGGCGACGAGCCGGGCTTCACCCAGCCGCTGATGTACCGCAAGATCCGCGGCCACAAGACGACGCTTGAGCTCTACTCCGCCAAGCTCGAGGCCGAGGGCGTGATCCAACCCGGTGAGGTCGACGAGGCGCGCGCTGCCTGGAAGGCCAAGCTCGAGATCGAGTTCGATGCGGGCCAGGCCTTCAAGCCGAACAAGGCCGACTGGCTCGATGGCCGCTGGGCCGGCATGAAGGCGATCCGCGCCGACGAGGACGATCCGCGTCGCGGCGCGACCGGCGTTCCCGCCGCCGTGCTCAAGGAGATCACCGAGAAGGTCACGGCGACTCCGCCCGGCTTCAACGTCCACAAGACGATCCAGCGCTTCCTCGACAACCGCCGCAAGGCGGTCGAGACCGGGCAGGGTATCGATTGGGCGACGGCGGAGGCGCTGGCCTTCGGCTCGCTGCTGCTCGACGGCAATCCGGTCCGGCTCTCGGGCCAGGATTGCGAGCGCGGCACCTTCAGCCAACGCCATTCCGTGCTGATCGACCAGGAGACCGAGGGTCGTCACACCTCGCTGAACCACATCCGCGAGGGTCAGTCGCGCTACGAGGTCATCAACTCGATGCTCTCGGAAGAGGCGGTGCTCGGCTTCGAATACGGCTACACGCTGTCGGAGCCGAATGCGCTGACCTGCTGGGAAGCGCAGTTCGGCGACTTCGCCAATGGCGCGCAGGTGCTGTTCGACCAGTTCATCTCGTCGGGCGAGCGCAAATGGCTGCGCATGTCGGGCCTCGTCTGCCTGCTGCCGCATGGCTATGAGGGCCAGGGGCCTGAGCATTCCTCGGCCCGCCTGGAGCGCTTCCTGCAGATGTGCGCGGAAGACAACATGCAGGTGGCGAACTGCTCGACGCCGGCGAGCTATTTCCACATCCTGCGCCGCCAGCTGAAGCGCGATTTCCGCAAGCCGCTGATCCTGATGACGCCGAAGTCGCTGCTGCGCCACAAGCGCTGCGTCTCCGACCTCGCCGAGCTCGCCGAGGGCTCGACCTTCCATCGCGTGCTGCATGACGATGCCGAGCGCGGCCGCTCGACCACCAAGCTGGTCAAGGACGCCAAGATCCGCCGCGTCGTGCTGTGCTCGGGCAAGGTCTATTTCGACCTGCTGGAGGAGCGCGAGAAGCGCGGTATCGAGGACGTCTATCTGATGCGCGTCGAGCAGCTCTATCCGTTCCCGCTGAAGTCGCTGGCGCAGGAGCTGGCGCGCTTCAAGGGCGCCGACGTGGTCTGGTGCCAGGAGGAGCCGAAGAACATGGGCTCCTGGACCTTCGTCGAGCCCTATCTCGAATGGGTGCTGGGCCATGCCGGGGTGAAGTCGAAGCGGCCGCGTTATGTCGGGCGCCCGGCTTCGGCGGCAACCGCGACCGGCCTGATGTCCAAGCACCTCGCACAGCTCAACGCGTTCCTGGACGAAGCCTTCGCGGCCTGA
- the odhB gene encoding 2-oxoglutarate dehydrogenase complex dihydrolipoyllysine-residue succinyltransferase has translation MATEIRVPTLGESVSEATIGKWFKKPGDAVKADEPLVELETDKVTLEVNAPAAGVLGEIVAKEGDTVGVSALLGMITAGDGKAAAPAPAAAAPAAEASKPAAAAAPVAATKAADSGPAVSRLAAESGVDPANVAATGKDGRVTKGDMLAAIAAGSAAPAPAPAAPAAPIQLRAPSAPDDASREERVKMTKLRQTIARRLKEAQSTAAMLTTFNEVDMSAVMALRNQYKDVFEKKHGVKLGFMGFFVKACVQALKEIPSVNAEIDGTDIVYKNYYHIAVAVGTDKGLVVPVVRDADQLSIAGVEKAIGVLGKKARDGALKIEDMQGGTFTISNGGVYGSLMSTPILNAPQSAILGMHKIQERPMVVGGQIVARPMMYLAVSYDHRIIDGKEAVTFLVRIKEALEDPARLVLDL, from the coding sequence ATGGCGACCGAAATCCGCGTACCCACCCTCGGCGAATCCGTTTCCGAGGCCACGATCGGCAAGTGGTTCAAGAAGCCTGGCGACGCAGTGAAGGCCGACGAGCCTTTGGTCGAGCTGGAGACCGACAAGGTCACGCTCGAGGTCAACGCGCCGGCGGCCGGCGTGCTCGGCGAGATCGTCGCCAAGGAAGGCGACACGGTCGGCGTCAGCGCGCTGCTCGGCATGATCACGGCTGGCGACGGCAAGGCCGCCGCTCCGGCTCCTGCCGCGGCTGCTCCTGCTGCCGAGGCGTCCAAGCCTGCCGCCGCTGCTGCGCCTGTCGCCGCGACGAAGGCCGCCGATTCAGGCCCTGCCGTCAGCCGTCTCGCGGCCGAGAGCGGTGTCGACCCGGCGAATGTCGCAGCGACCGGCAAGGATGGCCGCGTCACCAAGGGCGACATGCTGGCGGCGATCGCAGCGGGGTCCGCGGCGCCGGCTCCTGCGCCTGCCGCCCCGGCTGCGCCGATCCAGCTTCGCGCCCCGTCGGCTCCCGACGATGCTTCGCGCGAAGAGCGCGTCAAGATGACCAAGCTACGCCAGACCATCGCGCGCCGCCTCAAGGAAGCTCAGTCGACGGCGGCGATGCTGACCACCTTCAACGAGGTGGACATGTCGGCGGTGATGGCGCTGCGCAACCAGTACAAGGACGTGTTTGAGAAGAAGCATGGCGTGAAGCTCGGCTTCATGGGCTTCTTCGTGAAGGCCTGCGTGCAGGCGCTGAAGGAGATCCCCTCCGTCAATGCCGAGATCGACGGCACCGACATCGTCTACAAGAACTATTACCACATCGCGGTCGCGGTCGGCACCGATAAGGGCCTGGTCGTGCCGGTGGTGCGCGACGCCGACCAGCTCTCGATCGCGGGTGTCGAGAAGGCGATCGGCGTGCTCGGCAAGAAGGCGCGCGACGGCGCCCTCAAGATCGAGGACATGCAGGGCGGCACCTTCACCATCTCGAATGGCGGCGTCTACGGCTCGCTGATGTCGACGCCGATTCTGAACGCGCCGCAATCGGCGATCCTGGGCATGCACAAGATCCAGGAGCGCCCGATGGTCGTCGGCGGCCAGATCGTGGCGCGCCCGATGATGTATCTGGCGGTCTCCTACGACCACCGCATCATCGACGGCAAGGAGGCTGTGACCTTCCTCGTCCGCATCAAGGAAGCGCTGGAGGATCCGGCGCGTCTCGTGCTGGATCTCTGA
- a CDS encoding MAPEG family protein, producing MAILIVASVILLLLYLAVQVRSVTRERGSAWNTGARDEGSQPIGVFAGRADRAFRNYLETFPAFGLLALLLIVLQRADGIGVAGALLWLAARVIYLPLYLAGVPYLRTAVWIASIVGLLLMAVRAVS from the coding sequence ATGGCGATCCTGATCGTCGCGAGCGTCATTCTGCTGCTGCTTTATCTCGCCGTGCAGGTGAGGTCCGTTACCCGCGAACGGGGCTCGGCCTGGAACACCGGGGCGCGCGACGAGGGCAGTCAGCCCATCGGGGTTTTCGCGGGGCGGGCCGACCGGGCCTTCCGCAATTATCTCGAAACATTCCCCGCCTTCGGGCTTCTGGCGCTGCTGCTGATCGTCTTGCAGCGCGCGGATGGAATTGGCGTCGCCGGCGCGTTGCTCTGGCTGGCGGCACGCGTGATCTACCTGCCTCTCTACCTCGCCGGCGTGCCCTATCTACGCACCGCGGTCTGGATCGCATCCATCGTCGGACTCCTGCTGATGGCGGTCCGTGCGGTCAGCTGA
- the lpdA gene encoding dihydrolipoyl dehydrogenase, protein MSYDLVVIGTGPGGYVAAIRAAQLGLKVAVVEKRKTHGGTCLNVGCIPSKALLHASEMFEEASHTFPSLGVVVGTPKLDLKQMLVHKQETVDANVNGVAFLLKKNKIEPFHGTASIPAAGKVVVTAEDGKTQELETKAIVIATGSESTNLPGVSVDEKAVVTSTGALELTAVPKELVVVGAGVIGLEIGSVWSRLGAKVTVVEYLDRILPGMDGEIAKQFQRILEKQGFTFQLSAKVTKVETAKKGATVTVEPAAGGEAKTLSADIVLVAIGRRPNTDGLGLEAAGVATERGRVIIDDHFKTNVAGIYAIGDVVRGPMLAHKAEDEGMAVAEIIAGKAGHVNYDAIPGIVYTAPEVAAIGKTEEELKAAGVAYKVGKFPFTANGRARAMRHTEGFVKFLADAATDRVLGCHIIGPHAGDLIAEVTVLMEFGGSAEDLARTCHAHPTLAEAVKEAALAVDKRQIHM, encoded by the coding sequence ATGTCCTACGATCTCGTCGTCATCGGAACCGGCCCCGGCGGCTATGTCGCAGCCATTCGCGCCGCCCAGCTCGGCCTCAAGGTCGCCGTGGTGGAGAAGCGCAAGACCCATGGCGGCACCTGTCTGAATGTCGGCTGCATCCCCTCCAAGGCGCTGCTGCATGCCTCCGAGATGTTCGAGGAGGCGAGCCACACCTTCCCGAGCCTCGGCGTCGTCGTCGGCACGCCCAAGCTCGATCTCAAGCAGATGCTGGTCCACAAGCAGGAGACGGTCGACGCCAACGTCAACGGCGTCGCCTTCCTTCTGAAGAAGAACAAGATCGAGCCCTTCCACGGCACGGCCTCGATCCCGGCGGCCGGCAAGGTCGTCGTCACCGCCGAGGACGGCAAGACGCAGGAACTCGAGACCAAGGCCATCGTCATCGCGACAGGCTCGGAATCCACCAACCTGCCGGGCGTGAGCGTCGATGAGAAGGCCGTCGTGACCTCGACCGGCGCGCTTGAGCTGACCGCGGTTCCCAAGGAATTGGTCGTGGTCGGTGCCGGCGTGATCGGGCTCGAGATTGGCTCGGTCTGGAGCCGTCTCGGCGCCAAGGTCACCGTGGTCGAGTATCTCGACCGCATCCTGCCCGGCATGGATGGCGAGATCGCCAAGCAGTTCCAGCGCATCCTGGAGAAGCAGGGCTTCACCTTCCAGCTCAGCGCCAAGGTCACCAAGGTCGAGACGGCCAAGAAGGGTGCGACCGTCACGGTCGAGCCCGCGGCGGGCGGCGAGGCCAAGACACTTTCGGCCGATATCGTGCTGGTCGCGATCGGCCGCCGCCCGAACACCGACGGGCTCGGCCTGGAAGCGGCCGGCGTCGCGACCGAGCGTGGCCGCGTCATCATCGACGATCATTTCAAGACCAATGTCGCCGGCATCTACGCCATCGGCGACGTGGTGCGCGGCCCGATGCTCGCCCATAAGGCCGAGGATGAGGGCATGGCGGTTGCCGAGATCATTGCCGGCAAGGCCGGCCATGTGAATTACGATGCCATTCCCGGCATCGTCTACACGGCTCCCGAGGTCGCCGCGATCGGCAAGACCGAGGAAGAGCTCAAGGCCGCGGGCGTCGCCTACAAGGTCGGCAAGTTCCCCTTCACGGCCAATGGCCGGGCGCGCGCCATGCGCCATACCGAGGGTTTCGTGAAGTTCCTGGCGGATGCCGCGACCGACCGCGTGCTCGGCTGCCACATCATCGGCCCCCATGCCGGCGACCTGATCGCCGAGGTCACGGTGCTGATGGAGTTCGGCGGCTCGGCCGAGGACCTCGCCCGCACCTGCCATGCGCATCCGACGCTGGCCGAGGCGGTCAAGGAAGCCGCCCTCGCCGTGGACAAGCGTCAGATCCATATGTGA
- a CDS encoding nucleotidyltransferase family protein has translation MNRDRATAELVCRAKTLRDRGAQAAFVYGSTARNEARDDSDIDIFIDIEPGRKFSLLDLVGMQRFLTEELGVAVDLTTRSSLHPKLRAQIEREAIRVF, from the coding sequence ATGAACCGTGATCGAGCCACCGCCGAATTGGTCTGCCGTGCCAAAACCTTGCGCGATCGTGGCGCACAGGCTGCGTTCGTCTATGGCTCGACTGCTCGCAACGAGGCGAGAGACGACAGCGACATCGATATTTTCATCGACATCGAGCCCGGCCGGAAATTCTCTCTGCTCGATCTCGTGGGAATGCAGCGCTTTCTTACGGAGGAACTCGGCGTTGCCGTCGATCTGACGACGCGATCGAGCCTGCATCCCAAGCTCCGGGCGCAGATCGAACGGGAAGCGATCCGAGTCTTCTGA
- a CDS encoding DUF86 domain-containing protein: MARRSDVVIEEILDAIMLIEQELVGHTQASFATALFLQRGTERSLEIISEAVRHLPDALLEMRPEIAWSDVRSIGNRIRHEYWRVDPALIWSIVMDDLPALRAAVEDLLRRSRA; the protein is encoded by the coding sequence ATGGCGCGTCGAAGCGACGTCGTCATCGAGGAGATTCTCGACGCAATCATGCTCATTGAGCAGGAGCTTGTCGGCCATACCCAAGCATCCTTTGCGACAGCGCTCTTTCTGCAGCGGGGAACGGAGCGGTCGCTCGAGATCATTTCCGAAGCCGTGCGCCATCTTCCGGACGCACTGCTTGAAATGCGACCGGAGATTGCTTGGAGTGACGTCCGCTCGATCGGTAACAGGATCAGGCATGAGTATTGGCGCGTCGACCCGGCGCTGATCTGGTCAATTGTTATGGACGACCTGCCCGCTCTACGCGCCGCGGTCGAGGATCTGCTCCGGCGCTCGCGCGCCTGA
- the folD gene encoding bifunctional methylenetetrahydrofolate dehydrogenase/methenyltetrahydrofolate cyclohydrolase FolD — translation MPDQARIIDGKAAAAALRAEIGREVTAIKAERGLVPGLHVVLVGEDPASRVYVASKEKLAAEIGMNSVAHRLPTETSEAELLAKIASLNADDAVDGILVQLPLPKHIDTGTIIDAIDPAKDVDGLHPINAGKLAGGKNGLVPCTPLGCMLLLRQVLPTLAGLEAVVIGRSELVGRPVAQLLLQADCTVTIAHSRTRDLAAVVRRADIVVAAVGRPHFVRGDWIKPGATVIDVGINRTPDGKLVGDVDFAEAISVAGAITPVPGGVGPMTIACLLRNTLTAFRARRG, via the coding sequence ATGCCGGATCAGGCGCGCATCATCGATGGCAAGGCGGCGGCCGCCGCGCTCAGGGCCGAGATCGGCCGCGAGGTCACGGCGATCAAGGCGGAGCGTGGCCTCGTTCCCGGCCTGCATGTCGTGCTCGTCGGCGAGGATCCGGCAAGCCGGGTCTATGTCGCCTCGAAGGAAAAGCTCGCCGCCGAGATCGGCATGAACTCGGTCGCACATCGCCTGCCCACGGAGACCAGCGAAGCCGAACTCCTGGCCAAGATCGCCAGCCTGAACGCCGACGATGCGGTCGACGGCATCCTGGTGCAATTGCCGCTGCCCAAGCATATCGACACCGGCACGATCATCGATGCCATCGACCCCGCCAAGGATGTCGACGGCCTGCACCCAATCAATGCCGGCAAGCTCGCCGGCGGCAAGAACGGCCTCGTGCCCTGCACGCCGCTCGGCTGCATGCTGCTGCTGCGGCAGGTGCTGCCGACGCTTGCGGGGCTGGAGGCCGTCGTGATCGGCCGTTCCGAGCTCGTCGGCCGCCCCGTGGCGCAATTGCTGCTGCAGGCCGATTGCACGGTGACGATCGCCCATTCCCGCACGCGCGACCTCGCCGCCGTGGTGCGCCGCGCCGATATCGTGGTGGCCGCGGTCGGCCGGCCGCATTTCGTCAGGGGCGACTGGATCAAGCCCGGCGCGACCGTGATCGATGTCGGCATCAACCGCACGCCCGACGGCAAGCTGGTCGGCGATGTCGATTTCGCCGAAGCGATCAGCGTCGCCGGCGCGATCACCCCGGTGCCCGGCGGTGTCGGCCCGATGACGATCGCCTGCCTGCTGCGCAACACGCTGACGGCGTTCAGGGCAAGGCGGGGATAA
- a CDS encoding cytosine deaminase, whose protein sequence is MTSGFACLPSTASFRLSNARAPLCLLDGASFAADRDGLAKVDIGIEHGRIASILPAGTEPLEAGASFDLDGGIVLPRLVDCHVHLDKGHIWPRRRNPDGSFMGALSNVLIDREANWSAVDVRTRMEFGLRCALSHGTAAMRTHLDSLGKQIGISWPVFAELRAEWAGRIALQASPLFGIQLALEPEHMRAVTAAVKTHGDGIFGCVSYMIPQLDAALDIVFRTAIENGFDLDFHVDETNDPEARSLENIADAAIRHGFTGKILCGHCCSLAVQQPDDEARIIAKVKEAGISVVSLPMCNMYLQDRAVGRTPRWRGVTALHELKAAGVPVMIASDNTRDPFYAYGDLDLIEVLREGTRILQFDHSGTDWANAVARTPAAIMGATGAGVLSPGGAADLILTRARDWTEFFARPQTDRTVLVQGRAIDTTLPDHRELDHLMGSAHS, encoded by the coding sequence GTGACCAGCGGTTTTGCTTGCCTGCCCAGCACAGCCTCCTTTCGCCTGAGCAATGCCCGCGCGCCGCTCTGCCTGCTCGACGGCGCTTCGTTCGCGGCCGATCGCGACGGGCTGGCAAAGGTCGATATCGGCATCGAGCATGGCCGTATCGCCTCGATCCTGCCGGCGGGAACCGAACCGCTGGAGGCAGGCGCAAGCTTCGATCTCGATGGCGGCATCGTGCTGCCACGCCTCGTCGACTGCCATGTCCATCTCGACAAGGGCCATATCTGGCCGCGCCGGCGCAACCCGGACGGCAGCTTCATGGGCGCGTTGAGCAATGTCCTGATCGACCGCGAGGCAAACTGGTCGGCGGTGGACGTGCGGACCCGGATGGAGTTCGGCCTGCGTTGCGCGCTCAGTCATGGCACGGCGGCGATGCGGACGCATCTCGACTCGCTCGGCAAGCAGATCGGCATCTCCTGGCCGGTCTTCGCCGAACTCAGGGCGGAATGGGCCGGTCGCATCGCGCTGCAGGCATCGCCGCTGTTCGGCATCCAGCTCGCGCTCGAGCCCGAGCATATGCGGGCGGTGACGGCAGCCGTGAAGACGCATGGCGACGGCATCTTCGGCTGCGTCAGCTATATGATCCCGCAGCTCGATGCTGCGCTCGACATCGTCTTCCGCACGGCGATCGAGAACGGCTTCGACCTCGATTTCCATGTCGACGAGACCAATGACCCTGAGGCGCGTTCGCTGGAGAACATCGCGGATGCCGCGATCCGCCATGGCTTCACCGGGAAGATCCTGTGCGGGCATTGCTGCTCGCTTGCCGTGCAGCAGCCCGATGACGAGGCGCGCATCATCGCCAAGGTCAAGGAGGCGGGGATCAGCGTGGTCTCGCTGCCGATGTGCAACATGTATTTGCAGGACCGTGCAGTCGGCCGCACGCCGCGCTGGCGCGGGGTCACGGCGCTGCATGAATTGAAGGCGGCGGGCGTGCCGGTGATGATCGCCTCCGACAACACCCGCGACCCGTTCTATGCCTATGGCGACCTCGACCTGATCGAGGTGCTGCGCGAAGGCACGCGCATCCTCCAGTTCGATCACTCCGGAACCGATTGGGCGAATGCGGTGGCGCGGACGCCGGCCGCGATCATGGGCGCGACTGGCGCCGGCGTGCTCTCGCCCGGCGGAGCGGCCGACCTGATCCTGACCCGCGCCCGCGACTGGACCGAGTTCTTCGCCCGTCCGCAGACCGACCGGACCGTGCTGGTACAAGGCCGCGCGATCGACACGACGCTGCCGGACCATCGCGAGCTCGATCATCTGATGGGGAGCGCGCATTCGTGA
- a CDS encoding FAD-binding oxidoreductase has protein sequence MTARYDIAGLKARLGGIRSEDNPALVKQKSRDFFWYSPVLKRQLDHVTADIVVSPTSEAEVLEVLAAAHVLGIPVTPRGTGTGNYGQAMPLSGGVLLDLSGFNKVKAIAPGRYIAEPGAIMARIDDETRKHSRQELRLHPSTYQTASIGGFIAGGSGGVGSIKWGGLRDWGNIIALKVATMEASPRILELSGEDLHKVAHAYGTNGIITEVEMPLAPAYDWVDVILGFGSLRAATEFANDLGEQDGLALKNLAVVAAPAPHDYFLRHRKFLPRDSHLVIVMAADFAVDSLLAYARRFKGAELLMRSDRLSPEEAKGLPPAYELGWNHTTLRALRVDPAITYLQVLYPFPNQIELVEAIHARFGDEVLCHLEFVRFDGKITCFGLPLVRFTTEERLEEIMAIHEAMGAPIFNPHRYTLEEGGMKQTDEAQLAFKRKADPQGLLNPGKMIAWEDPAYDYASGKTFLFRSLSEAGVG, from the coding sequence ATGACCGCCCGCTACGACATCGCCGGGTTGAAGGCCCGCCTCGGCGGCATCCGCAGCGAGGACAACCCGGCGCTGGTGAAGCAGAAGAGCCGCGACTTCTTCTGGTACTCACCGGTGCTGAAGCGCCAGCTCGACCATGTCACGGCCGACATCGTGGTGTCCCCGACAAGCGAGGCGGAGGTGCTGGAGGTGCTTGCCGCCGCGCATGTGCTGGGCATTCCGGTGACGCCGCGTGGCACGGGGACGGGCAATTACGGCCAGGCCATGCCGCTCTCGGGCGGCGTGCTGCTCGATCTCTCCGGCTTCAACAAGGTCAAGGCGATCGCACCCGGTCGCTATATCGCCGAGCCCGGTGCGATCATGGCGCGGATCGATGACGAGACGCGCAAGCATTCGCGCCAGGAACTCAGGCTCCACCCCTCGACGTACCAGACCGCCTCGATCGGCGGCTTCATCGCCGGCGGTTCGGGTGGCGTCGGCTCGATCAAATGGGGCGGATTGCGCGACTGGGGGAACATTATCGCGCTCAAGGTTGCGACGATGGAGGCCTCTCCGCGCATTCTGGAGCTGAGCGGCGAGGATCTGCACAAGGTTGCCCATGCCTATGGCACCAACGGCATCATCACCGAGGTCGAGATGCCATTGGCGCCGGCTTACGACTGGGTCGATGTCATCCTCGGCTTCGGTAGCTTGCGAGCCGCGACGGAGTTCGCCAATGATCTGGGCGAGCAGGACGGGCTGGCGCTGAAGAACCTTGCCGTCGTCGCTGCGCCGGCTCCCCATGATTATTTCCTGCGGCACAGGAAATTCCTGCCGCGCGACAGCCATCTCGTCATCGTCATGGCCGCCGATTTCGCGGTCGACTCGCTGCTGGCTTATGCGAGGCGGTTCAAGGGCGCCGAACTGCTGATGCGTTCGGACAGGCTCTCCCCGGAGGAGGCGAAGGGCCTGCCGCCCGCCTATGAGCTCGGCTGGAACCACACCACGCTCAGGGCGCTGCGCGTCGATCCCGCCATCACCTATCTCCAGGTGCTCTACCCGTTCCCGAACCAGATCGAGCTGGTCGAGGCGATCCATGCGCGTTTCGGCGATGAAGTGCTCTGCCATCTTGAATTCGTCCGCTTCGACGGCAAGATCACCTGCTTTGGACTGCCATTGGTGCGCTTCACCACGGAAGAGCGGCTGGAGGAGATCATGGCGATCCATGAGGCGATGGGCGCGCCAATCTTCAACCCGCATCGCTACACGCTGGAGGAGGGCGGCATGAAGCAGACCGACGAGGCCCAGCTCGCCTTCAAGCGCAAGGCCGATCCGCAAGGGCTGCTCAACCCTGGCAAGATGATCGCCTGGGAAGACCCGGCTTACGACTACGCTTCAGGCAAGACCTTCCTGTTCCGCAGCCTCTCCGAAGCGGGGGTGGGCTGA